The segment GAGAACGATGATGCTTTCGAGACGGCACGCCGTGTTGCCAAAGAAGAAGGCGTACTGGCCGGCATTTCCTCCGGGGCTGCGGTACACGCTGCACTGAAGGTTGCCAAGCAGCTTGGCGAAGGCAAGCGCGTCGTTGTTATTATTCCGAGTAACGGTGAGCGTTACCTGAGCACACCGCTGTATAACTTTGAATCCTAATTGCACTTAAATTTATAGAGAAACAGCCTTCAATGCAGGACGCATTGAAGGCTTTGTTTCTTTCCCGGGGGTTCGGATGGGGCAGCGCCGGAATGGACATTGTATAGAGAACAAGGCGTAAGCTGCTTACTGCGGGGTTTTCAAGCTGGACGGGATGAAGTATACTGACAGGCAACAGACAGCATTTTTCACGGATAGGGAGGAAAGGCATGGAACGAACAACAAAGCTGGCCGAATGGTTAAATTGGGTGGAGGAAGGCTGGACCATGCTGCCTTATTTAGCAGGAGGGAACAAGGTCTATCCCGAGCTGCCAGAAACATGGACCCCGGCCTGGCAGGCCTCCTCTCCCTATTCGTTCGTGCTGGAGAGCGGAAAGAGCGGAAGATACACCTATGTAGGGACAGATCCGGTGTCAGTGCTTACCGGTAAAGGCACGGAAGCGAAGGTGCTGGATCTGCGCACTGGAGAGTCGAAGCCGCTTCACGGCGATCCGCTGCCGCTGCTGGAGCAGTGGATGCGTCCGTACCGGGCACCACGCACTCCCGGTTGGCCGGATTTCCGGGGCGGTTGTGCCGGCTTCCTCGGCTATGATGTCATCCGCTCACTGGAGCAGCTTCCGGTTATTGCCAGCGATGACGCCGGCTTCCCCGATTATTTGTGGATGCGGATGGAGTCGCAGTGGATCTATGATCATCAGGAGCATGCGCTGTACTGCGCTGTTCATATCCCATGGAAGCCGGATGAGGGAAGCAAGGACAGCTTAAACGGGGACAGTCTGCAGCCAGCAGAACACCCCGCGGGATTCCCGTTAACTGCGGAGGATAAGATGAAGCTGCAGCTTCTATATGAGCAAGCTGAGGCTAAAGCGCAAAGCATGCTTAAGGCCTGGGAGCAGTGGATAACGGGAGATACTCAAGAGCGCTCTGCAGAGCAAGCCCTCACTGCCGCAAGACGTCAAAAAGCAGCGTCACTGCTGGTGCCAGAGGTGGCGGGCTGGGATGCGCTGGAGAGCCCTTTTTCCAAGGAGGCCTTTCAGCAGGCAGTTGAAGATATTCAGGAAT is part of the Paenibacillus algicola genome and harbors:
- a CDS encoding anthranilate synthase component I family protein, which gives rise to MERTTKLAEWLNWVEEGWTMLPYLAGGNKVYPELPETWTPAWQASSPYSFVLESGKSGRYTYVGTDPVSVLTGKGTEAKVLDLRTGESKPLHGDPLPLLEQWMRPYRAPRTPGWPDFRGGCAGFLGYDVIRSLEQLPVIASDDAGFPDYLWMRMESQWIYDHQEHALYCAVHIPWKPDEGSKDSLNGDSLQPAEHPAGFPLTAEDKMKLQLLYEQAEAKAQSMLKAWEQWITGDTQERSAEQALTAARRQKAASLLVPEVAGWDALESPFSKEAFQQAVEDIQEYIRNGDVFQVNLSLRRHVKLRSHPSQVYEWLRVLNPSPYMGYLNSPGFALSSASPELLIKLDGGKVTARPIAGTRRRGATPQEDAAMEAELLQTEKERAEHIMLVDLERNDIGRIAAYGSVKVPELMTIERYSHVMHLVSQVEGQLAEGKHAYDVIAAAFPGGTITGAPKIRTMEIIEELEPVTRGPYTGSMGWIDYNGDMELNIIIRTLAVKDGIGYIQAGAGIVIDSEPYREYRECHNKAKALIAAVMCSEEEAAAAALR